One genomic region from Parafrankia irregularis encodes:
- a CDS encoding phosphotransferase — MSDVRVPEQLDEVLSPEWLTAALGRRFPGIEVTAVTRGPTVSRISTNVRFAITCAGGVPEGLSPDLCVKGYFSERTLPARHAGIPETLFYRDLAERTGVRTLRGVYAEVDGATGANILITQDVISDGGAFLDGRHPYTPDQAAESLEQLARLHTATWGDPRLAGAGWLSSRMGPRSDEGWRGKIEANYTSDTGAGVPEQVRDVGRIMAAYGALAAVVADTTPWTIVHGDPHVGNIFLDGAGRPSLLDWQLVQRAPWYLDTGYHIASALTVADRRRHEDDLLRHYLDVLGAGLRTTGVEPPSWDEARLGVRRSVLHGCYLWSITSMVDPAVTRVLLERLGTAVADLDSLTSVGS; from the coding sequence ATGTCCGACGTCCGCGTGCCCGAGCAGCTGGACGAGGTGCTCTCCCCGGAATGGCTGACGGCGGCGCTCGGCCGCCGTTTCCCCGGCATCGAGGTCACCGCCGTCACCCGCGGCCCGACAGTCAGCCGGATCTCGACGAACGTCCGGTTCGCCATCACCTGCGCGGGTGGTGTCCCCGAGGGGCTGTCGCCCGACCTGTGCGTCAAGGGCTACTTCTCCGAGCGCACCCTGCCGGCGCGCCACGCCGGCATCCCGGAGACGCTGTTCTACCGCGACCTCGCCGAGCGGACGGGCGTGCGCACGCTGCGCGGCGTCTACGCCGAGGTCGACGGCGCGACCGGCGCCAACATCCTGATCACCCAGGACGTGATCTCCGACGGGGGTGCCTTCCTCGACGGCCGGCACCCCTACACCCCGGACCAGGCGGCCGAAAGCCTGGAACAGCTTGCCCGGCTGCACACCGCGACCTGGGGTGATCCGCGGCTGGCCGGCGCCGGCTGGCTGAGCTCGCGGATGGGGCCGCGCAGCGACGAGGGGTGGCGGGGCAAGATCGAGGCGAACTACACCAGCGACACCGGTGCGGGCGTTCCCGAGCAGGTGCGCGACGTCGGACGGATCATGGCCGCCTACGGCGCTCTGGCCGCGGTGGTCGCCGACACCACGCCGTGGACGATCGTGCACGGCGACCCGCATGTCGGCAACATCTTCCTGGACGGCGCCGGCCGCCCGTCGCTGCTGGACTGGCAGCTCGTGCAGCGGGCGCCCTGGTATCTCGACACCGGTTACCACATCGCCTCCGCCCTCACCGTCGCCGATCGCCGCCGCCACGAGGACGACCTGCTGCGGCACTATCTCGACGTGTTGGGCGCCGGCCTGCGGACGACGGGGGTCGAGCCACCATCCTGGGACGAGGCTCGGCTGGGGGTACGCCGCAGTGTGCTCCACGGCTGTTATCTGTGGAGCATCACCTCCATGGTCGACCCGGCGGTGACCCGCGTGCTGTTGGAGAGGCTCGGCACCGCGGTCGCCGACCTCGATTCCCTGACCTCGGTGGGAAGCTGA